Proteins co-encoded in one Gossypium arboreum isolate Shixiya-1 chromosome 11, ASM2569848v2, whole genome shotgun sequence genomic window:
- the LOC108472143 gene encoding formin-like protein 20, with the protein MVLTTRFLSKAALTIRSFTRPHALEVNSSSTRFLGTNTLSRFGNGINHAPRLPHSSNVGYGLNFGILPKGEPTPPSASGKRINTPPPLHQVGHGLNFGILPKGEPTPPSALGKRINTPPPPRQVGHSLNFGILPKGEPTPPSAPEKRINTPPPPRQVGHGLNFGILPKGEPTPPSALGKRINMPPPPRQGEPTPPSSPGKRINTPPPPLQIGHGLNFGMLPKGEPTPPSAPGKRKNTPPPPRQVGHGLNFGILLKGEPIPPSDPRKRINMPPPPRQGEPTPPSAPRKRINTPLPPRQVGQGLNFGILPKGEPTPPSAPRKRINTAPPPLQVGHGLNFGILPKGEPTPPSTPGKCINTPPPPLQVGHGLNFGILPKGEPTPPSAPGKRTNTPPPSCQVGHGLNFEILPKGEPTPPCALGKRINTPPPPREVSHDLNFGILLKAEPTPPSAPEKRINTPPPPHQVGHGLNFGILSKGEPTPPSALEKRINTPPPPRQVGHSLNFGILPKGEPTPLSALEKRINTPPPPRQVSHGLNFEILPKGEPTPPSAPGKRINTPSPPCQVGHGLNFGILPKGEPTPPSAPKKRINTPPPPHQVGYGLNFGILLKGETTPPSALRK; encoded by the exons ATGGTCTTGACCACTCGCTTCCTCTCGAAGGCGGCCTTAACCATCCGCTCCTTCACAAGACCACATGCTTTGGAGGTTAACTCATCAAGCACTCGCTTTTTAGGTACAAACACTCTTTCAA GGTTTGGCAATGGGATAAACCATGCTCCTCGTTTACCTCATTCGAGTAATGTTGGTTACGGTTTGAACTTTGGGATATTACCGAAAGGAGAACCCACTCCACCATCTGCCTCTGGAAAACGTATAAATACGCCACCACCACTGCATCAAGTTGGTCACGGTTTGAACTTTGGGATATTACCGAAGGGAGAGCCAACTCCACCATCTGCCCTCGGAAAACGTATAAATACGCCACCACCACCGCGTCAAGTTGGTCACAGTTTGAACTTTGGGATATTACCGAAGGGAGAGCCCACTCCACCATCTGCCCCCGAAAAACGTATAAATACACCACCACCACCGCGTCAAGTTGGTCACGGTTTGAACTTTGGGATATTACCGAAGGGAGAGCCCACTCCACCATCTGCCCTCGGAAAACGTATAAATATGCCACCACCACCGCGTCAA GGAGAGCCCACTCCACCATCTTCCCCCGGAAAACGTATAAATACGCCACCACCACCGCTTCAAATTGGTCACGGTTTGAACTTTGGGATGTTACCGAAGGGAGAGCCCACTCCACCATCTGCCCCTGGAAAACGTAAAAATACGCCACCACCACCGCGTCAAGTTGGTCACGGTTTGAACTTTGGGATATTACTGAAGGGAGAGCCCATTCCACCATCTGACCCTAGAAAACGTATAAATATGCCACCACCACCGCGTCAA GGAGAGCCCACTCCACCATCTGCCCCTAGAAAACGTATAAATACGCCACTACCACCGCGTCAAGTTGGTCAGGGTTTGAACTTTGGGATATTACCAAAGGGAGAGCCCACTCCACCATCTGCCCCTAGAAAACGTATAAATACGGCACCACCACCGCTTCAAGTTGGTCACGGTTTGAACTTTGGGATATTACCGAAGGGAGAGCCCACTCCACCATCTACCCCTGGAAAATGTATAAATACGCCACCACCACCGCTTCAAGTTGGTCACGGTTTGAACTTTGGAATATTACCGAAGGGAGAGCCCACTCCACCATCTGCTCCTGGAAAACGTACAAATACGCCACCACCATCGTGTCAAGTTGGTCACGGTTTGAACTTTGAGATATTACCGAAGGGAGAGCCCACTCCACCATGTGCCCTCGGAAAACGTATAAATACGCCACCACCACCGCGTGAAGTTAGTCACGATTTGAACTTTGGGATATTACTGAAGGCAGAGCCCACTCCACCATCTGCCCCCGAAAAACGTATAAATACGCCACCACCACCGCATCAAGTTGGTCACGGTTTGAACTTTGGGATATTATCGAAGGGAGAGCCCACTCCACCATCTGCCCTCGAAAAACGTATAAATACTCCACCACCACCGCGTCAAGTTGGTCACAGTTTGAACTTTGGGATATTACCGAAAGGAGAGCCCACTCCACTATCTGCCCTCGAAAAACGTATAAATACGCCACCACCACCGCGTCAAGTTAGTCACGGTTTAAACTTTGAGATATTACCGAAGGGAGAGCCCACTCCACCATCTGCCCCCGGAAAACGTATAAATACACCATCACCACCGTGTCAAGTTGGTCACGGTTTGAACTTTGGGATATTACCGAAGGGAGAACCCACTCCACCATCTGCCCCTAAAAAACGTATAAATACGCCACCACCACCGCATCAAGTTGGTTACGGTTTGAACTTTGGGATATTACTGAAGGGAGAGACCACTCCACCATCTGCCCttagaaaatga